A stretch of Bacteroidales bacterium DNA encodes these proteins:
- a CDS encoding ABC transporter ATP-binding protein has translation MIEISNLRKIYKQKIALAIDSLSINEHECVGLVGNNGAGKTTMLSLILDLIEPTNGFVKSKNKLVSKFDDWKNYTGSYLDERFLIPYLTPMEFFEFIACLHGKNSSDINNFLNENANFYTDDILSKKYIRELSSGNKNKIGILASLLSEPEILILDEPFANLDPSSQSWLKMKLKSLHDKGITMIISSHDLKHVTEICSRILLLEKGIIINDKNTNIDTLSELENYFNVR, from the coding sequence ATGATAGAAATTAGCAATCTTAGGAAGATTTATAAGCAGAAAATAGCGTTGGCAATAGATAGCCTAAGTATAAATGAACATGAATGTGTTGGTCTTGTTGGTAATAATGGAGCTGGAAAAACAACAATGTTAAGTTTGATATTAGATTTGATTGAGCCAACAAACGGTTTTGTTAAATCAAAAAATAAATTGGTTTCAAAATTTGACGATTGGAAAAATTATACGGGTTCGTATTTAGACGAAAGATTCTTGATTCCTTATTTAACTCCAATGGAATTTTTTGAGTTCATCGCATGTTTGCATGGTAAAAACAGTTCTGATATTAATAACTTTTTAAACGAGAATGCAAATTTTTATACAGATGATATTTTATCAAAAAAATATATTAGAGAACTTTCATCAGGAAATAAAAACAAAATAGGTATTTTGGCCTCATTACTATCTGAGCCTGAAATATTGATTCTTGATGAGCCTTTTGCTAATTTGGATCCGAGTTCTCAGTCATGGCTTAAAATGAAATTAAAAAGCCTACATGATAAAGGTATTACAATGATTATATCAAGTCACGATTTAAAACACGTAACGGAAATTTGTAGCAGAATATTATTACTGGAAAAAGGAATAATTATAAATGATAAAAACACCAATATAGACACTTTATCTGAGTTGGAAAATTACTTTAATGTGAGATAA
- a CDS encoding DUF3795 domain-containing protein — translation MQKEIDNEILIAPCGMNCAICMAYLRDKNVCKGCWSKIGYKAKTCARCIIKNCELLNKTESKFCYDCEKYPCLRLKQLDKRYRTKYKMSMIENLENIKKIGLLKFIQNENARWACKKCGSTICVHRKICFKCGTIVKYNL, via the coding sequence ATGCAAAAGGAAATAGATAATGAAATATTAATTGCGCCCTGTGGCATGAACTGTGCTATTTGCATGGCATACCTTCGTGATAAAAATGTATGCAAAGGATGTTGGAGCAAGATTGGTTATAAAGCAAAGACCTGTGCTCGTTGTATCATTAAAAATTGTGAACTGTTAAATAAAACGGAATCTAAATTTTGTTACGATTGCGAGAAATATCCATGCCTTCGGTTAAAGCAATTAGACAAGAGATACAGAACCAAGTATAAAATGAGCATGATCGAAAACCTTGAAAATATTAAGAAAATTGGATTGCTGAAATTCATTCAAAACGAGAATGCACGATGGGCTTGCAAAAAATGCGGTAGTACAATATGCGTGCATCGTAAAATTTGTTTTAAATGTGGAACAATAGTAAAATATAATTTATGA
- a CDS encoding GNAT family N-acetyltransferase: MNPELETKRLKIIPLTYEQLDLYVQTNYILEEQFNLTKAKREIPPELIAALNKDILPAVADDKKNYLFFTLWIIIDKVLNQMVADICFKGEPNDKGEVEIGYGTYDAFKGKGYMTEAIEAIANWAFRQPNIKSIIAETQQTNLASHRVLVKNNFKLFNKADEMIWWKLEQYPR; encoded by the coding sequence ATGAACCCGGAACTGGAAACCAAAAGATTGAAAATTATTCCACTAACCTATGAACAGCTGGATTTATATGTGCAGACAAATTATATTTTAGAAGAACAATTTAATTTAACTAAAGCTAAAAGAGAAATTCCGCCTGAACTTATAGCGGCTTTGAATAAAGATATATTACCCGCTGTTGCTGATGATAAGAAAAATTATTTATTTTTCACATTGTGGATAATTATTGACAAAGTGCTGAATCAAATGGTAGCAGATATTTGTTTTAAAGGAGAACCAAATGATAAGGGCGAAGTAGAGATCGGGTATGGAACATATGACGCATTCAAAGGTAAAGGTTACATGACTGAAGCTATTGAAGCCATTGCCAATTGGGCGTTTAGGCAACCTAATATAAAATCAATAATTGCAGAAACACAGCAAACTAATTTAGCTTCACATCGTGTTTTGGTGAAAAATAATTTTAAACTGTTTAATAAAGCAGATGAAATGATTTGGTGGAAACTTGAGCAATATCCACGTTAA
- a CDS encoding replication-associated recombination protein A, with the protein MNSIPLAEKLRPTTLNDYIGQKHLVGEDAILRKAIEADNIPSMIFWGPPGVGKTTLAFIISQQLNRPFYTLSAVNSGVKDVREVFEKAKKDTEHAVLFIDEIHRFSKSQQDSLLGAVEKGIVTLIGATTENPSFEVISPLLSRCQVYILKELEKDDLLLLLEKARIFLEKEINKKIAIAENEALLRISGGDARKLLNAIELVVQNSKEKNIVISDEMVLKIIQKNIALYDKKGEQHYDIISAFIKSLRGSDPNAAVYYLARMIAAGEDPKFIARRMLIMASEDIGNANPNALLLANSCFQAIDVIGYPECRIILSQTAVYLATSVKSNASYMAIENALAETENSGDLTVPLHIRNAPTKLMKELGYHKGYKYAHSYENNFIDMEYLPEKIKGKKFYEPGKNSREDEIRQRLRALWGKKYEY; encoded by the coding sequence ATGAATTCTATTCCCTTAGCTGAAAAACTTCGTCCGACAACGTTAAATGATTACATCGGACAGAAACATCTTGTTGGTGAAGATGCCATTTTACGTAAAGCTATCGAAGCAGATAATATTCCGAGTATGATTTTCTGGGGACCTCCGGGAGTCGGAAAAACAACGCTGGCATTTATAATTTCACAACAATTGAATCGTCCGTTTTACACGCTTAGCGCAGTAAATAGCGGAGTGAAAGATGTTCGTGAAGTTTTCGAGAAAGCAAAAAAAGATACAGAACATGCTGTATTATTTATTGATGAAATTCATCGCTTCAGCAAATCACAACAGGATTCGCTATTAGGTGCAGTGGAGAAAGGCATTGTTACATTAATTGGCGCAACAACCGAGAATCCTTCTTTCGAAGTCATATCGCCTCTCCTGTCACGCTGCCAGGTTTATATTTTAAAAGAACTCGAAAAAGATGATTTGCTTTTGCTTCTTGAAAAAGCTAGAATATTTTTAGAAAAAGAAATAAATAAAAAAATAGCAATTGCGGAAAACGAAGCGCTGCTAAGGATTTCAGGAGGTGATGCAAGAAAGCTTTTAAACGCAATTGAGCTTGTTGTTCAGAACAGTAAAGAAAAAAATATTGTAATCAGCGATGAAATGGTTTTAAAAATCATTCAGAAAAATATTGCATTGTATGATAAAAAAGGTGAACAGCATTACGATATTATTTCAGCCTTCATCAAATCATTGCGCGGCAGTGACCCAAATGCAGCAGTATACTATCTTGCACGAATGATTGCTGCCGGCGAGGATCCGAAATTTATTGCACGCCGTATGTTGATAATGGCTTCCGAAGATATTGGTAATGCAAATCCCAACGCACTGTTATTAGCCAATTCATGTTTCCAGGCTATTGATGTTATCGGGTATCCCGAATGCAGAATCATTTTAAGTCAGACTGCTGTATACCTTGCCACATCAGTAAAAAGCAACGCATCGTACATGGCAATTGAAAATGCATTAGCAGAAACTGAAAATTCCGGCGACCTCACTGTTCCTTTACATATACGTAATGCCCCTACAAAACTGATGAAAGAATTAGGTTATCATAAAGGATATAAATATGCTCACAGCTATGAAAATAATTTTATTGATATGGAATATCTTCCTGAAAAAATAAAAGGGAAAAAGTTTTATGAACCCGGAAAAAATTCTCGTGAAGACGAAATTCGTCAACGATTACGGGCATTGTGGGGAAAGAAATATGAGTATTAA
- a CDS encoding LemA family protein, whose translation MILFIVVVLLVILFIPGCIKYNKMVSKEQNVKTQWAQVENKYQRRADLIENLVETVKGYATHERTTFTAVTEARAKATSVNINADKLDDASLKEFQSAQDNLNTSLSRLLVAVEAYPELKANTNFLSLQTQLESTEDSIVATRAKFNEVARDYNTYIKKFPNNIVSGMCGFDEKAYFAADEGAKKAPKVKF comes from the coding sequence ATGATACTTTTTATTGTTGTCGTATTACTTGTAATTTTATTTATTCCAGGATGTATAAAATACAACAAGATGGTTTCAAAAGAACAAAACGTAAAAACACAATGGGCACAAGTTGAGAATAAATATCAGCGAAGAGCTGACCTTATTGAAAACCTTGTTGAAACGGTAAAAGGCTATGCTACTCACGAAAGAACAACTTTCACAGCAGTTACAGAAGCAAGAGCAAAAGCAACATCTGTAAATATCAATGCAGATAAACTTGATGATGCTTCATTAAAAGAATTCCAGAGTGCTCAGGATAATTTAAACACTTCATTAAGCAGACTACTAGTGGCTGTTGAAGCATACCCTGAATTAAAAGCCAATACAAATTTTTTGTCATTGCAAACACAGTTGGAATCTACCGAAGATTCTATTGTAGCAACAAGAGCCAAGTTCAATGAAGTAGCCAGGGATTACAACACGTACATAAAAAAATTCCCAAACAACATTGTATCCGGAATGTGCGGATTTGATGAAAAGGCTTATTTTGCTGCCGACGAAGGCGCTAAAAAAGCTCCGAAAGTAAAATTTTAA